From a region of the Nonlabens sp. Hel1_33_55 genome:
- the gldL gene encoding gliding motility protein GldL: MAQSKTTKKLFNMAYGLGAAVVIIGALFKILHWELPLGFYTLTGGDLLAIGLLTEAAIFAISAFEPVDDDLDWSIVYPELAGGPASAKAKQTTIIEEEEAQGMLSKKLDAMLKDAKVDAALMESLGTSIRSFEGAAKGMAPTAEAMSSTKKYSEEMALAAAQMESLNSLYKVQVESTARQAEVNEQVAQNAGRLKDQMEGLANNLSSLNGVYGNMLGAMKG; this comes from the coding sequence ATGGCACAATCTAAAACAACTAAGAAATTATTTAACATGGCTTACGGTCTAGGAGCCGCAGTCGTAATTATTGGAGCACTATTTAAAATTTTGCACTGGGAACTTCCTCTAGGTTTCTATACACTCACCGGTGGTGACTTACTAGCTATTGGTCTTTTGACTGAGGCGGCAATTTTTGCAATTTCTGCATTTGAGCCCGTTGATGATGATCTAGACTGGTCTATCGTTTATCCAGAGCTTGCAGGTGGTCCCGCTTCCGCGAAAGCGAAACAAACAACCATCATTGAGGAAGAAGAAGCTCAAGGAATGTTATCCAAGAAATTAGATGCCATGCTTAAGGATGCAAAAGTAGACGCTGCCTTAATGGAGAGTCTAGGAACAAGCATTAGAAGTTTTGAAGGCGCAGCTAAAGGAATGGCTCCAACCGCTGAAGCTATGTCATCCACTAAAAAATATTCTGAGGAAATGGCTCTTGCCGCTGCTCAAATGGAATCATTAAACAGTCTTTATAAAGTACAAGTAGAAAGTACAGCCCGTCAAGCAGAAGTAAATGAGCAAGTAGCTCAAAATGCTGGTCGTCTTAAAGATCAAATGGAAGGATTAGCAAATAACCTAAGCAGTCTTAATGGCGTGTATGGTAACATGCTAGGAGCCATGAAAGGATAA
- the topA gene encoding type I DNA topoisomerase, with the protein MAKNLVIVESPAKAKTIEKFLGKDYKVASSFGHIADLPAKELGVAVDKDFEPKYIVSSDKKDLVKKLKKMAAESDMVWLASDEDREGEAIAWHLAEQLDLKKEKTKRIVFNAITKSAVQNAIDNPRDIDYDLVNAQQARRVLDRIVGYEISPILWRKVKGGASAGRVQSVAVRLIVEREQEIHDFEGDNFYRVDADFATADKKSLKAKLPSNLSSRKEAEDFLEQNKGAKFHVADLVKKPAKKSPAPPFTTSTLQQEASRKLSFNVSRTMQLAQRLYEAGLITYMRTDSVNLSKEAKTGAQDEILKAYGKDFHKERNYKGKSKGAQEAHEAIRPTDFNLHSSGADRDQTRLYELIWKRAIASQMSDAQLERTNVTIAADKHDKNFTASGEIVKFEGFLKVYLESTDDEDLEQEGLLPPLKKGQALTNKKITATERFSRPPYRYSEASLVKKLEELGIGRPSTYAPTITTVQNRKYVEKGQSTGEERAYVQLVLKDSKVVEKELSETTGSNKGKLVPTDVGRVVNDFLVAHFENILDYNFTAKVEESFDNIAEGKEQWTDMMDHFYKKFHPTVTDVAENAEREVGERVLGKDPKTGKPISVRLGRFGAMAQIGTVEDEEKPQFASLLPSQSLNTITLEEVMDLFKLPRTVGEYNGHPVEVNQGRFGPYVKFNEKTFVSLEDGDDPMTLTFERAGELIAAKEKADAPIYMYDEQPVTKGVGRFGPYIKWAGMFISVNKKYDFDNLTNDDIETLIKDKIQKEKDKLIVDWEEEGIRIEKARWGRHNVIKGKTKVELAKTIDPLKITLEEAKEMIAKKAPKKKAAAKKKTTAKKKAPAKKKTASAKAKKK; encoded by the coding sequence ATGGCAAAGAATCTGGTAATTGTAGAGTCGCCCGCAAAGGCAAAAACGATCGAGAAATTTCTGGGTAAGGATTATAAGGTAGCGTCCAGTTTTGGACATATCGCAGACTTACCAGCAAAGGAACTGGGCGTTGCGGTAGACAAGGATTTTGAGCCTAAATACATTGTGAGCAGTGATAAGAAAGATCTTGTCAAAAAGCTCAAGAAAATGGCTGCCGAATCTGATATGGTATGGCTTGCGAGTGATGAGGATCGTGAAGGTGAAGCTATTGCATGGCACCTGGCAGAGCAGCTGGATTTAAAGAAAGAAAAGACAAAGCGTATCGTTTTCAATGCGATTACTAAAAGTGCGGTTCAAAATGCCATTGACAATCCACGTGATATAGATTACGATCTGGTCAATGCACAGCAGGCAAGACGTGTTCTGGATAGAATTGTAGGTTATGAGATCTCTCCTATATTATGGAGAAAGGTGAAAGGTGGCGCGAGTGCTGGCCGTGTACAATCGGTAGCTGTACGTTTAATCGTAGAGCGTGAACAGGAAATACATGACTTTGAAGGCGATAATTTTTACCGCGTTGATGCCGATTTTGCTACAGCAGATAAAAAGTCTTTAAAGGCAAAATTGCCTTCAAATCTATCTTCACGCAAAGAAGCGGAAGATTTTTTAGAGCAAAATAAAGGAGCAAAATTTCATGTAGCTGACCTTGTAAAAAAGCCGGCCAAAAAATCTCCAGCACCACCATTTACAACTTCAACACTACAACAGGAAGCATCAAGAAAGCTGTCCTTTAATGTGAGCCGCACCATGCAGTTGGCGCAACGACTTTATGAAGCTGGTCTCATTACTTATATGAGGACTGATAGTGTGAACTTAAGTAAAGAGGCCAAAACCGGCGCTCAAGATGAGATTTTAAAAGCCTACGGTAAGGATTTCCATAAAGAGCGTAATTATAAAGGTAAATCTAAAGGAGCGCAGGAAGCCCATGAGGCAATTAGACCTACAGATTTTAACTTGCATTCTTCTGGTGCAGATCGTGATCAGACTAGATTGTATGAACTGATCTGGAAAAGAGCCATCGCATCCCAGATGAGTGACGCACAACTTGAACGTACTAATGTTACCATCGCTGCAGACAAGCACGACAAGAACTTTACCGCTAGCGGTGAAATCGTCAAATTTGAAGGATTTCTAAAAGTCTATCTGGAAAGTACTGACGATGAAGATCTGGAGCAAGAAGGCCTGTTGCCACCCTTGAAAAAAGGACAGGCGCTTACCAATAAAAAAATTACTGCTACAGAGCGTTTTTCAAGACCACCATATCGTTACAGTGAAGCTTCACTAGTAAAGAAATTAGAAGAACTAGGAATAGGTCGACCATCTACTTATGCGCCAACTATTACTACGGTTCAAAACCGTAAGTATGTAGAGAAAGGTCAAAGTACTGGTGAAGAGCGTGCATACGTCCAGCTTGTGCTTAAAGATTCGAAGGTTGTTGAAAAAGAACTTTCTGAAACTACCGGAAGCAATAAAGGAAAATTGGTGCCGACTGATGTAGGTCGGGTAGTGAACGACTTTTTAGTCGCTCACTTTGAAAATATTCTGGACTATAACTTCACCGCCAAGGTAGAAGAGTCCTTTGATAACATCGCCGAAGGGAAAGAGCAATGGACCGATATGATGGACCATTTCTATAAAAAATTCCACCCAACCGTCACTGACGTTGCAGAAAATGCAGAACGTGAAGTAGGTGAGCGAGTTTTGGGTAAAGACCCTAAGACTGGAAAACCTATATCTGTTAGATTGGGAAGATTTGGTGCAATGGCACAAATAGGAACGGTAGAAGATGAGGAGAAACCTCAATTTGCCAGTTTGCTACCATCTCAGTCTTTGAATACCATCACGCTGGAAGAAGTCATGGATTTGTTCAAGCTACCTAGAACGGTAGGCGAGTACAACGGTCATCCAGTTGAGGTGAACCAAGGAAGATTTGGACCTTATGTGAAATTCAACGAGAAGACATTTGTTTCTCTTGAAGACGGCGACGACCCAATGACATTGACTTTTGAACGTGCTGGCGAGTTAATTGCTGCAAAGGAAAAAGCAGATGCTCCTATATATATGTATGACGAGCAACCTGTTACTAAAGGTGTAGGCCGTTTTGGACCCTACATTAAATGGGCAGGTATGTTTATATCTGTCAACAAGAAATATGATTTTGATAATCTGACTAATGATGATATCGAGACCTTAATCAAGGATAAAATCCAAAAGGAAAAGGATAAGCTTATCGTGGATTGGGAAGAAGAAGGCATCAGGATTGAAAAGGCGCGTTGGGGTAGACACAATGTAATCAAAGGAAAAACAAAGGTGGAACTTGCAAAAACCATTGATCCTTTAAAAATCACTTTGGAAGAAGCTAAAGAGATGATTGCTAAAAAAGCTCCCAAGAAGAAAGCGGCGGCTAAGAAAAAAACTACTGCAAAGAAGAAAGCTCCTGCTAAGAAGAAGACCGCTTCCGCGAAAGCGAAAAAGAAATAA
- the lptE gene encoding LPS assembly lipoprotein LptE, with protein MISRIFKMGMVVVLISSLQSCGFYSLNAVSIPDNINTFQVDYFGYTAVQTEVGIERTFTLALQDLIQDQSSLTLVTQNGDYIYQGEITRYYISPITATANNRASQNRLTIDINVRFINTKNDEESFEKPYSFYYDYDANTILQNAALDTALDVIYTQITQDIFNDTLAKW; from the coding sequence ATGATCTCTAGAATATTTAAAATGGGTATGGTTGTAGTATTGATTTCCAGTCTACAATCCTGTGGATTTTATAGTTTGAATGCTGTATCGATTCCTGATAACATCAATACGTTTCAGGTAGATTATTTTGGGTACACAGCGGTACAAACTGAGGTTGGTATAGAGCGCACATTCACATTAGCGCTTCAGGATTTGATACAAGATCAGAGTAGCCTTACTCTAGTAACGCAAAACGGAGACTATATTTATCAAGGAGAGATTACTCGTTATTATATCTCACCTATCACGGCTACCGCAAATAATCGCGCGTCTCAAAATAGATTGACCATCGATATTAATGTGCGCTTTATCAATACCAAAAACGATGAGGAAAGCTTTGAAAAGCCTTATAGTTTCTACTATGACTATGACGCAAATACCATATTGCAAAACGCTGCATTAGACACAGCACTGGATGTGATTTACACACAAATTACACAGGATATATTTAATGATACACTTGCAAAATGGTAA
- a CDS encoding formimidoylglutamase: protein MILEYLQPIDDATVAHARIQEDRTLGKTIQLHTKQDGLPDLENVDIAMIAVLENRRDQNALLPMGNLDGVRRKLYELFPGNWHSMIADLGNIMPGESVNDTYFVVRELTAHFIKQGIIPIILGGSQDLMYPIYRAFDEIKPMINVVNVDRRFDLGNIEMPIDSHSYIGKMVATEPYNLFNYSNLGYQTYFNSQEEIDLLDRLFFDAVRLGEIQGDMTIAEPVIRDCDLLGIDILSVQANDLLYDKGHPNGFQSAQMCSLSRYSGISDRLKAFGIFEIPSGDFPVLESAVSQILWYFFEGYNFRHGEYPVDVSSGFLKYQVPIEDQVLKFYKSVKTERWWIELPFNSAINNKLKQYTLLPCDKKDYLQATDQILPERWLKARQKNEI from the coding sequence ATGATTCTAGAATATCTCCAACCTATCGATGACGCCACGGTGGCGCACGCTAGGATTCAAGAAGATCGTACACTAGGTAAGACCATCCAGTTGCATACTAAGCAGGATGGTCTTCCTGATTTAGAAAATGTTGATATCGCTATGATTGCGGTTCTTGAAAACCGTAGGGATCAAAACGCTTTGTTGCCTATGGGCAATCTAGATGGTGTACGACGCAAATTGTATGAATTGTTCCCTGGCAATTGGCACAGTATGATCGCAGACTTAGGCAATATTATGCCAGGTGAAAGCGTGAATGACACCTATTTTGTGGTGCGAGAATTGACCGCTCATTTTATCAAACAGGGAATTATTCCTATCATTCTAGGCGGTAGTCAAGACTTGATGTATCCAATTTATAGGGCTTTTGATGAAATAAAGCCCATGATCAATGTGGTGAATGTTGATCGCAGGTTTGATCTGGGGAATATTGAGATGCCTATCGATAGCCATAGCTACATAGGAAAAATGGTCGCAACAGAACCTTACAATTTATTCAATTATAGTAACCTCGGTTATCAGACATATTTCAATTCGCAAGAAGAAATTGATTTGCTGGATCGTTTGTTTTTTGATGCCGTACGATTGGGAGAAATACAAGGTGATATGACCATCGCTGAGCCTGTCATTAGAGACTGTGATTTGTTAGGAATTGATATCTTAAGCGTCCAGGCAAATGATCTTTTATATGATAAAGGGCACCCAAACGGATTTCAATCGGCTCAAATGTGCAGTTTATCGAGATATTCTGGAATCAGTGATCGATTAAAGGCGTTCGGAATTTTTGAGATTCCTAGTGGAGATTTTCCGGTTTTGGAAAGTGCTGTTTCTCAGATCCTCTGGTATTTTTTTGAAGGGTACAATTTTAGGCATGGAGAGTATCCAGTTGACGTTTCATCGGGTTTTTTGAAATATCAGGTACCTATTGAGGATCAGGTTCTTAAGTTCTACAAATCTGTTAAAACAGAACGTTGGTGGATTGAATTACCCTTTAATTCTGCTATCAATAATAAACTGAAACAATACACGTTATTACCCTGTGACAAGAAGGATTACCTGCAGGCAACAGATCAAATTTTGCCAGAACGATGGTTAAAAGCACGTCAAAAAAACGAGATATAA
- a CDS encoding sigma-54 interaction domain-containing protein — protein METVTSVKQRFELIGNDPTFNRAIEKALQVAPTDISVLVTGESGVGKESIPRIIHSQSFRKHAKYIAVNCGAIPEGTIDSELFGHEKGAFTGATQTRSGYFEVADGGTIFLDEVGELPLPTQVRLLRVLENGEFLKVGSSQTQKTDVRIVAATNVNMFTAIEKGKFREDLYYRLSTVEIELPPLRKRKEDIHLLFRKFASDFAGKYKMPTLRLDDNAISLLQNYRWSGNIRQLRNIAEQISVLEKERNITGTTLKNYLPDAGSNLPAVIGEKKTSDSEFANEREILYKVLFDMKNDLNDLKKLTNELMNSGSSVDVKEKQQGLINRIYGSNDSSNSDDYEDVIDQAYEVSQEDAYDKNMAQPTSNNEVETAVDRYDFATEVEEEESLSLVEKEIELIKKSLERHEGKRKAAADDLGISERTLYRKIKQYDL, from the coding sequence ATGGAAACAGTAACATCTGTCAAACAGCGTTTTGAACTTATAGGGAACGACCCAACTTTTAACCGTGCTATTGAAAAAGCATTGCAAGTTGCTCCTACTGATATTTCGGTATTAGTGACTGGAGAAAGTGGTGTTGGTAAAGAAAGTATACCTCGTATTATTCATTCACAATCCTTTAGAAAACACGCTAAATATATTGCGGTCAACTGTGGTGCGATTCCAGAAGGAACGATCGATTCAGAACTTTTCGGCCATGAGAAAGGAGCCTTTACCGGTGCCACACAAACAAGAAGCGGTTACTTTGAGGTAGCTGATGGCGGTACTATTTTTCTAGATGAAGTTGGCGAATTGCCATTGCCTACACAAGTTCGTTTGCTGCGTGTTTTGGAAAATGGAGAATTCCTAAAAGTAGGATCGTCACAAACTCAAAAAACGGATGTACGTATCGTTGCAGCGACTAACGTGAACATGTTCACGGCTATTGAAAAAGGAAAGTTTAGGGAAGACCTCTATTATCGTTTGAGTACCGTAGAGATTGAATTGCCACCATTGCGCAAGCGTAAGGAAGATATTCATTTGCTCTTCCGCAAGTTTGCATCTGATTTTGCTGGAAAGTATAAAATGCCGACGCTGCGTCTTGATGATAATGCCATCTCACTATTACAAAATTACAGATGGAGCGGTAACATTAGACAGCTGCGCAACATCGCAGAACAGATTAGCGTTCTTGAAAAAGAAAGAAATATCACAGGAACAACCCTGAAGAATTACCTACCAGATGCTGGTAGTAATTTGCCTGCCGTGATTGGCGAAAAGAAAACGAGCGATAGCGAGTTTGCTAACGAGCGTGAGATTCTATACAAGGTTTTGTTTGATATGAAAAACGACTTGAATGATCTCAAAAAATTGACCAACGAGCTCATGAATAGCGGGAGCAGCGTTGACGTTAAAGAAAAGCAGCAAGGATTGATCAATCGCATTTACGGCAGTAACGATAGCAGTAATTCTGACGATTATGAAGATGTTATCGATCAAGCTTATGAAGTAAGTCAAGAAGATGCCTACGATAAGAATATGGCGCAACCTACTTCAAACAACGAAGTTGAAACTGCGGTAGATCGATACGATTTTGCAACCGAGGTAGAAGAAGAAGAATCTTTATCGCTAGTAGAAAAAGAAATTGAACTCATCAAAAAATCACTGGAACGTCACGAAGGAAAACGCAAAGCAGCAGCAGATGATTTGGGAATTTCAGAACGTACCTTGTATCGCAAAATAAAGCAATATGATCTCTAG
- the groES gene encoding co-chaperone GroES has protein sequence MALNIQPLSDRVLIEPTAAEQKTASGLYIPDTAKEKPQQGTVVAVGKGNKDHDMTVKVGDTVLYGKYSGSELKLEGTDYLIMREDDILAIV, from the coding sequence ATGGCATTAAATATTCAACCATTATCAGATAGAGTTCTTATCGAACCTACCGCAGCAGAACAGAAAACCGCTTCTGGTCTATATATTCCAGATACAGCAAAAGAAAAACCACAACAAGGAACTGTCGTGGCAGTAGGTAAAGGTAACAAGGATCATGACATGACCGTAAAGGTTGGTGACACTGTATTGTACGGTAAATACAGCGGTTCAGAATTGAAGCTGGAAGGCACGGACTATCTTATCATGAGAGAAGACGATATTCTTGCAATAGTGTAG
- the secG gene encoding preprotein translocase subunit SecG gives MTSFYIFLGLIIFVAFLLVIVIMVQNPKGGGLSSSFGGGGTQQLGGVKKTGDFLDKSTWVLSTLLLVFILAASTFLIKENQAGTIQVAEPIEVEAPDLNSTPQQTPAATADDTPETEQ, from the coding sequence ATGACTTCATTTTATATATTTCTAGGCCTCATCATATTTGTAGCCTTTTTACTTGTCATCGTGATCATGGTTCAAAATCCTAAAGGTGGTGGTTTGTCCTCCAGTTTTGGTGGTGGTGGCACACAGCAATTAGGTGGTGTTAAGAAAACAGGAGACTTTCTAGACAAGAGTACTTGGGTTCTTTCAACTCTACTTTTAGTTTTCATTCTTGCTGCAAGTACGTTTTTGATCAAAGAAAATCAAGCTGGAACTATTCAAGTAGCAGAGCCTATTGAAGTAGAAGCTCCAGATTTGAATAGCACACCACAACAAACTCCTGCAGCTACTGCAGATGACACTCCAGAGACTGAGCAATAA
- the miaB gene encoding tRNA (N6-isopentenyl adenosine(37)-C2)-methylthiotransferase MiaB produces MEKIIEEEKQGTALEIAPLQQNKRKLFIESYGCQMNFADSEVVASILATQGFNTTQDLKEADLVLVNTCSIRDKAEQTVRKRLEKYNAVKLDHNPKMKVGVLGCMAERLKEKFLEEEKIVDMVVGPDAYKDLPNLIAEIDEGRDAVNVLLSRDETYGDVAPVRLHSNGVTAFVSITRGCDNMCTFCVVPFTRGRERSRDPYSIIEEVNDLASKGFKEITLLGQNVDSYLWYGGGLKKDFKKASKMAKATAIDFAQLLHKVANAQPDMRIRFSTSNPQDISDDVLHAMAAHRNICDYIHLPVQSGSDRILKAMNRLHTRQEYMDLIDRVNAIIPGVSISQDMIAGFPTETEEDHQDTLSLMRYVKYDFGFMFAYSERPGTLAARKLEDDIPADVKHRRLVEIINLQQEHSAMRTAQNLNTIVEVLIEKESKKSADQWAGKTSHNVVAVFPKENYKVGDMVMVRVDDCTGATLIGEAVGYSDMEGPVRIQA; encoded by the coding sequence ATGGAAAAAATTATAGAAGAAGAAAAACAAGGAACCGCGCTGGAAATTGCACCATTGCAACAAAACAAGCGCAAGCTTTTCATAGAAAGCTACGGTTGCCAGATGAATTTTGCCGATAGTGAGGTCGTAGCCTCGATCCTTGCTACGCAGGGTTTCAATACGACACAAGATTTAAAAGAAGCAGACCTGGTTCTGGTTAACACCTGTTCCATACGTGACAAAGCAGAACAGACCGTACGCAAACGACTTGAAAAGTATAATGCCGTGAAGCTGGATCACAACCCGAAGATGAAAGTCGGTGTTCTAGGATGCATGGCAGAGCGTTTAAAGGAAAAATTTCTGGAGGAGGAAAAGATCGTGGATATGGTTGTGGGACCTGATGCCTACAAGGATCTTCCTAACTTGATTGCAGAAATTGATGAAGGCCGCGATGCCGTTAACGTGTTATTGTCACGCGATGAAACTTATGGTGATGTAGCGCCAGTGCGCTTGCATTCCAATGGTGTTACTGCCTTTGTTTCTATCACTCGCGGTTGCGATAACATGTGTACCTTTTGCGTGGTACCGTTCACACGTGGACGTGAGCGCAGCCGTGATCCATACAGTATTATAGAAGAAGTAAATGATCTTGCCTCAAAAGGTTTTAAAGAAATCACTTTGTTGGGTCAAAATGTGGATTCCTATCTATGGTATGGCGGTGGTCTAAAAAAAGATTTTAAGAAAGCTAGCAAAATGGCTAAGGCGACGGCAATAGATTTTGCCCAATTGCTTCATAAGGTAGCTAACGCACAACCTGATATGAGAATACGTTTTTCAACTAGTAATCCGCAGGATATTAGTGATGATGTATTACATGCTATGGCAGCACACAGAAATATCTGTGATTACATTCACTTGCCCGTACAATCTGGTAGTGATCGCATTCTCAAAGCCATGAACCGTCTGCATACGAGACAAGAATATATGGATCTTATTGATAGGGTAAATGCTATCATTCCAGGTGTTTCTATCTCGCAAGATATGATTGCCGGTTTCCCAACAGAAACCGAAGAAGATCATCAAGATACCTTGAGTTTGATGCGTTACGTAAAATATGATTTCGGATTTATGTTCGCCTATTCAGAGCGTCCAGGAACGCTGGCAGCGCGCAAACTAGAAGACGATATTCCTGCAGATGTCAAACACCGCAGGCTTGTTGAAATTATAAATTTACAACAAGAGCATAGCGCCATGCGCACCGCTCAAAACCTCAACACCATTGTGGAGGTTTTGATTGAAAAAGAATCAAAAAAATCTGCCGATCAATGGGCTGGGAAAACCTCTCATAATGTAGTAGCCGTATTCCCAAAGGAAAATTACAAAGTTGGTGACATGGTAATGGTACGTGTGGATGACTGTACTGGCGCGACTCTCATAGGAGAAGCAGTTGGTTACAGTGATATGGAAGGACCTGTTAGAATTCAAGCTTAA
- the gldK gene encoding gliding motility lipoprotein GldK, translating into MKKLLMLVAVIAFLASCGKGDRGQLVGVKGKKWHPEKPYGMTLVPGGSFIMGKADDDIAATLNAPAKTVTVPSFYMDETEITNAEYRKFTNWVRDSTLRMRLAILADDEGLVQGDGGTGDFAFQNTDPDDMTVWEQYVEDNYIGLGETGYEGRKLNWDEDLIWDTEDIPDEYYAEAYDSMYIPFEEAYNGKRSIDVEKLIFRYSEKDVQKAAKNRDLSRKDFIKTYTTRIYPDTTVWIRDFNYSYNEPMHNDYYHHAAFDDYPVVGINWMQAKAFAHWRTLYHNGDRRQKKNLEDVPDYRLPTEAEWEYAARGGLEGATFPWGGPYAKNDRGCFLANFKPLRGDYAADQALYTVEADAYEPNDYNLYNMSGNVSEWVNSSYEPGAYEYMSSMSPVVNDENNRRKGVRGGSWKDVSYFLEVGTRDYEYQDSARSYIGFRTVQSYVGTDVTLNAATN; encoded by the coding sequence ATGAAAAAATTACTTATGCTCGTTGCGGTCATCGCTTTTCTTGCCAGTTGTGGTAAGGGCGATCGCGGTCAACTGGTAGGTGTAAAAGGTAAGAAATGGCATCCAGAGAAACCTTATGGTATGACTCTGGTTCCAGGTGGATCTTTTATAATGGGTAAAGCAGATGATGATATCGCTGCTACTCTAAATGCACCAGCCAAAACGGTTACGGTACCGTCCTTCTATATGGATGAAACTGAGATTACAAATGCAGAATATCGCAAGTTTACTAACTGGGTGCGCGATTCTACTCTAAGAATGAGACTCGCTATACTTGCAGATGATGAAGGTCTGGTTCAAGGTGATGGAGGAACAGGAGATTTTGCTTTTCAAAATACAGATCCAGATGACATGACTGTCTGGGAACAATATGTTGAGGACAATTACATAGGATTAGGTGAGACTGGATATGAAGGTCGTAAACTAAACTGGGATGAGGATCTTATATGGGATACTGAAGATATTCCTGACGAATATTATGCTGAGGCTTATGACTCCATGTATATTCCTTTTGAAGAAGCGTATAACGGAAAGAGATCTATTGATGTTGAGAAATTGATCTTTAGATATTCTGAGAAGGATGTTCAGAAAGCTGCCAAAAATCGTGATTTAAGTAGAAAGGATTTTATCAAAACCTACACAACGAGAATTTATCCAGACACGACGGTATGGATTCGTGATTTCAACTACAGTTATAATGAGCCCATGCATAATGATTATTATCATCATGCAGCTTTTGACGATTATCCTGTGGTAGGTATAAACTGGATGCAAGCAAAAGCATTTGCTCACTGGAGAACTCTTTATCACAACGGTGATCGTAGACAAAAGAAAAACCTAGAGGATGTACCTGATTACCGACTGCCAACTGAGGCAGAGTGGGAATATGCCGCTCGCGGTGGATTAGAAGGTGCCACGTTCCCTTGGGGTGGACCTTATGCAAAGAATGACCGTGGTTGTTTCCTTGCAAACTTTAAACCTTTACGTGGAGATTACGCAGCAGATCAAGCATTGTATACTGTAGAGGCAGATGCTTATGAACCTAATGATTACAACTTATATAACATGTCTGGTAACGTTTCAGAATGGGTGAACTCATCCTATGAACCTGGTGCCTATGAATATATGAGTTCCATGAGTCCTGTTGTGAATGACGAGAATAATCGTCGCAAAGGAGTTCGCGGTGGATCATGGAAAGACGTTTCCTACTTCCTTGAAGTTGGAACCAGAGATTATGAATATCAGGATTCTGCAAGAAGTTATATAGGCTTCAGAACAGTTCAATCCTATGTAGGTACTGACGTCACCCTAAACGCAGCTACAAATTAA